The Drosophila biarmipes strain raj3 chromosome 2L, RU_DBia_V1.1, whole genome shotgun sequence genome has a window encoding:
- the LOC108033784 gene encoding uncharacterized protein LOC108033784 isoform X2 has product MAAAPESCGARDSSEPATEGPFDAEEEVRGRSQAAMTDSQRPLDSLEAETEAEAEAVQDPDTDADAAAAAAGVDQQRQNDDQLQLQSLEPISLDDIPEPIKVLDEIISEFEEAATKPVALHSNSGENQSEDDGYMSLSRKNMSKKDSEDVPQTPSTDTVPEGSFNEVDGTAENLTKLSEVEHGQETTTPLIQTTLPKARGTSSTPATNSNYSSLPCCGARASNLGGASAANSSSGLAAIRHPGSCNGGRNALGIDISAVHNAVLRGNLARLPEPFANEHPVTIYPGPSSKAAGGEGARSKRLLSSVEKHKEVCHMLNPHSSSSTTSSSGSQHTSSGEASPAASHVNVASSKQASRDEDYSEDSLEESTISTDLTPVKQNGVAWEIHFKSNKKKSNSSKKTSGASKKKANNLDDFNNSFVYNEQSMLGKGTFIIRRSTAKKPPRAADVFSIPKPPRPSLSERSVSGSGSGCKVGAGAISNEFYTSDSEQSDATPLPLPPPPPATSEMNFVYKECEANAAQTRRGLEMAAAHRAALSLDIAEAPDQLGHCKPVKSKTAMLTEKRLSAESMPDNTSSSEEFDEARLNGNGSYELYSYNGSEQRVSNATTPHTDLAPTLEEDEELSDFSYGCAPLMQIEHNISALLRGDIPVVGQPAGCNGGGSAGMSAAATAAELHAKRILEFRPGVHKSESAKEMLLSQMPSLGPLPPSPPSSNPDLFDYDAPLPPSPIEPRKQLELPAAVVASAPPANRGTTVVEVHATASGAAVHSSNSHTRRSRDNVAAVRHFTDELPPPPAPAHQASSFLEGLPGPPMVPPHRATGGHSANTMKSWSIDSQYRKRSPKLFGHYSSGGGSGITTPTGLGPMPPLPPPPLDGMAPGGSGSYQRRYINYGTKRSLKQSPREEHRLQTSCSLPETPIFARGCDIPRTPYRRQNEPLPVVSGSRTAPRSSTSNSINMGTSIIGIGAGNYGTAQICRQRSINHALASNEMLRMTGAPARGWYPKQRGMRPVSTENIDRLASVRVWDNPAGMSGTGQSRKPLTLPPNLTPSFLNKSPREALRRVTSLLITKKKNSKDRKHKAYCDQLMDDNNSKHAYEFETGSTKRKDTTSRKDKDNAASGVTTNAKPKKKGLFKSLWKRSKTASLDQ; this is encoded by the exons ATGGCAGCGGCACCTGAATCGTGTGGAGCACGCGATTCCAGCGAACCGGCGACCGAGGGGCCGTTCGacgcggaggaggaggtgcgGGGGCGGTCCCAGGCGGCCATGACGGACTCGCAGCGCccactggactccctggaggcgGAGACGGAGGCGGAAGCGGAGGCAGTCCAAGAtccagatacagatgcagatgctgccgctgccgctgctggaGTTGACCAACAAAGGCAAAA CGATGATCAACTGCAGCTGCAGTCGCTGGAGCCCATCTCCTTGGATGACATACCTGAGCCCATCAAAGTCCTCGACGAGATCATATCGGAGTTCGAGGAGGCAGCAACGAAACCGGTGGCCTTGCACAGCAACAGTGGCGAGAATCAGTCGGAGGACGATGGCTACATGAGCCTGAGTCGCAAAAA CATGTCCAAAAAGGACTCGGAAGACGTGCCCCAAACACCCAGCACCGACACGGTGCCCGAGGGAAGTTTCAACGAGGTGGATGGCACAGCCGAGAATCTAACCAAGTTATCGGAGGTGGAACACGGACAGGAAACTACGACGCCCCTCATCCAGACAACGCTG CCAAAGGCACGGGGCACCAGCTCGACTCCGGCCACCAACTCGAACTACTCGAGTCTGCCGTGCTGCGGGGCCAGGGCCTCCAATTTGGGCGGAGCTTCCGCTGCCAACTCCTCAAGCGGATTGGCGGCCATCCGGCACCCGGGCAGCTGCAACGGTGGACGCAACGCACTGGGCATCGACATTAGCGCCGTGCACAATGCAGTGCTCCGTGGCAATCTGGCCAGGCTGCCGGAGCCCTTCGCCAACGAACATCCGGTGACCATCTACCCGGGCCCGTCCTCCAAGGCGGCCGGGGGAGAGGGTGCCCGGAGCAAGCGGCTGCTCAGCTCGGTGGAGAAGCACAAGGAGGTGTGCCATATGCTCAATCCTCACTCCAGCAGCTCCACCACCTCCTCGTCCGGCTCACAGCACACGTCCAGCGGCGAGGCCTCGCCAGCTGCCTCCCACGTCAATGTGGCTTCGTCAAAGCAGGCTAGCCGGGATGAGGACTACTCGGAGGACTCGCTGGAGGAGTCCACCATCTCCACAGACCTTACGCCCGTCAAGCAGAACGGCGTGGCCTGGGAGATTCACTTCAAGAGCAATAAGAAGAAGTCCAATAGCAGCAAAAAGACCTCTGGTGCATCCAAAAAG AAGGCCAACAACTTGGACGACTTCAACAACAGCTTCGTGTACAACGAGCAGAGCATGCTGGGCAAGGGCACCTTCATCATCCGCCGTTCCACAGCCAAAAAACCCCCTCGTGCCGCAGACGTCTTTAGTATACCAAAGCCGCCGCGACCCTCGTTATCCGAGCGATCGGTTTCTGGATCCGGATCTGGCTGTAAAGTGGGTGCCGGAGCAATCAGTAATGAGTTCTACACCAGCGACAGCGAGCAGAGCGATGCCACGCCTCTACCACTTCCTCCACCTCCGCCCGCCACGTCCGAGATGAACTTCGTGTACAAGGAGTGCGAGGCCAATGCGGCGCAGACACGCCGCGGACTGGAGATGGCCGCCGCACATCGGGCGGCTCTATCGCTGGACATCGCCGAGGCCCCCGACCAGCTGGGCCACTGCAAACCGGTGAAGAGCAAGACGGCGATGCTGACCGAGAAGCGGCTGAGCGCCGAGTCCATGCCGGACAACACCTCCAGCAGCGAGGAGTTCGACGAGGCACGTCTCAACGGAAACGGAAGCTATGAGCTGTACTCCTACAACGGAAGTG AACAACGCGTTTCCAATGCCACCACTCCCCACACGGATCTGGCACCCACTTTGGAGGAGGACGAAGAGCTGTCCGACTTTAGCTACGGGTGTGCTCCGCTCATGCAAATCGAGCATAACATCAGCGCTTTGCTGCGTGGCGACATTCCAGTTGTGGGTCAGCCGGCGGGCTGCAATGGCGGCGGATCCGCCGGTATGTcagctgcagcaacagcagccgagCTGCATGCCAAGCGGATACTAGAGTTCCGGCCAGGCGTTCACAAGTCCGAGAGTGCCAAGGAGATGCTGCTGTCGCAGATGCCCAGCTTGGGTCCACTGCCTCCATCACCGCCCAGCTCCAATCCGGATCTGTTCGACTACGATGCCCCGCTGCCGCCATCACCGATAGAGCCGCGCAAGCAGCTAGAGCTGCCTGCCGCGGTAGTGGCCAGTGCCCCGCCGGCGAACCGCGGAACCACTGTAGTGGAGGTGCATGCCACAGCCTCCGGAGCTGCGgtgcacagcagcaacagccacacGCGCCGCAGTCGCGACAACGTGGCCGCCGTGCGTCACTTCACCGACGAGCTGCCCCCGCCACCGGCGCCTGCCCACCAAGCCAGCAGTTTCCTGGAGGGCCTGCCCGGACCGCCAATGGTGCCACCCCATCGGGCCACCGGAGGCCACTCGGCCAACACCATGAAGTCCTGGAGCATTGACTCGCAGTATCGCAAGCGATCGCCCAAGCTGTTTGGCCACTACAGCAGCGGTGGCGGCAGTGGAATAACCACACCCACCGGGCTGGGACCGATGCCTCCACTGCCACCGCCCCCGCTCGATGGGATGGCTCCGGGCGGATCCGGGTCCTATCAACGACGGTACATCAATTACGGCACCAAGCGCAGCCTGAAGCAGTCGCCGCGCGAGGAGCACCGTCTGCAAACCTCATGTAGTCTTCCTGAAACGCCAATTTTTGCCAGAGG CTGTGACATACCACGTACGCCATATCGACGCCAAAATGAGCCGTTGCCTGTGGTCAGCGGATCCCGCACAGCTCCCAGGTCCAGCACATCGAACAGCATCAACATGGGCACCTCAATTATTGGGATTGGAG CCGGTAATTATGGAACGGCCCAAATCTGCCGCCAGCGCTCGATCAACCATGCCTTGGCATCCAATGAGATGCTACGCATGACCGGAGCTCCGGCTCGTGGATGGTACCCCAAGCAGCGGGGCATGCGCCCAGTTTCCACCGAGAACATAGACCGCCTGGCCTCCGTGCGGGTGTGGGACAATCCGGCTGGCATGTCGGGCACCGGACAATCTCGCAAGCCACTAACGCTGCCACCAAATCTCACGCCTTCCTTCCTAAACAAATCACCCCGCGAGGCGCTGCGTCGAGTCACTAGTTTGCTGATTACCAAAAAGA AGAACAGCAAGGATCGGAAACATAAGGCCTATTGCGATCAGCTCATGGATGATAACAACAGCAAGCATGCCTATGAATTTGAGACGG GTTCAACCAAGCGAAAGGATACCACCAGTCGCAAGGACAAGGACAACGCAGCCTCGGGAGTGACCACCAATGCCAAGCCCAAGAAGAAGGGCCTCTTCAAGTCCCTTTGGAAGCGCTCGAAAACCGCCTCGCTGGATCAGTAG
- the LOC108033784 gene encoding uncharacterized protein LOC108033784 isoform X1 has translation MAAAPESCGARDSSEPATEGPFDAEEEVRGRSQAAMTDSQRPLDSLEAETEAEAEAVQDPDTDADAAAAAAGVDQQRQNDDQLQLQSLEPISLDDIPEPIKVLDEIISEFEEAATKPVALHSNSGENQSEDDGYMSLSRKNMSKKDSEDVPQTPSTDTVPEGSFNEVDGTAENLTKLSEVEHGQETTTPLIQTTLPKARGTSSTPATNSNYSSLPCCGARASNLGGASAANSSSGLAAIRHPGSCNGGRNALGIDISAVHNAVLRGNLARLPEPFANEHPVTIYPGPSSKAAGGEGARSKRLLSSVEKHKEVCHMLNPHSSSSTTSSSGSQHTSSGEASPAASHVNVASSKQASRDEDYSEDSLEESTISTDLTPVKQNGVAWEIHFKSNKKKSNSSKKTSGASKKVSINIFFITFTYLFIMLVSRKQKANNLDDFNNSFVYNEQSMLGKGTFIIRRSTAKKPPRAADVFSIPKPPRPSLSERSVSGSGSGCKVGAGAISNEFYTSDSEQSDATPLPLPPPPPATSEMNFVYKECEANAAQTRRGLEMAAAHRAALSLDIAEAPDQLGHCKPVKSKTAMLTEKRLSAESMPDNTSSSEEFDEARLNGNGSYELYSYNGSEQRVSNATTPHTDLAPTLEEDEELSDFSYGCAPLMQIEHNISALLRGDIPVVGQPAGCNGGGSAGMSAAATAAELHAKRILEFRPGVHKSESAKEMLLSQMPSLGPLPPSPPSSNPDLFDYDAPLPPSPIEPRKQLELPAAVVASAPPANRGTTVVEVHATASGAAVHSSNSHTRRSRDNVAAVRHFTDELPPPPAPAHQASSFLEGLPGPPMVPPHRATGGHSANTMKSWSIDSQYRKRSPKLFGHYSSGGGSGITTPTGLGPMPPLPPPPLDGMAPGGSGSYQRRYINYGTKRSLKQSPREEHRLQTSCSLPETPIFARGCDIPRTPYRRQNEPLPVVSGSRTAPRSSTSNSINMGTSIIGIGAGNYGTAQICRQRSINHALASNEMLRMTGAPARGWYPKQRGMRPVSTENIDRLASVRVWDNPAGMSGTGQSRKPLTLPPNLTPSFLNKSPREALRRVTSLLITKKKNSKDRKHKAYCDQLMDDNNSKHAYEFETGSTKRKDTTSRKDKDNAASGVTTNAKPKKKGLFKSLWKRSKTASLDQ, from the exons ATGGCAGCGGCACCTGAATCGTGTGGAGCACGCGATTCCAGCGAACCGGCGACCGAGGGGCCGTTCGacgcggaggaggaggtgcgGGGGCGGTCCCAGGCGGCCATGACGGACTCGCAGCGCccactggactccctggaggcgGAGACGGAGGCGGAAGCGGAGGCAGTCCAAGAtccagatacagatgcagatgctgccgctgccgctgctggaGTTGACCAACAAAGGCAAAA CGATGATCAACTGCAGCTGCAGTCGCTGGAGCCCATCTCCTTGGATGACATACCTGAGCCCATCAAAGTCCTCGACGAGATCATATCGGAGTTCGAGGAGGCAGCAACGAAACCGGTGGCCTTGCACAGCAACAGTGGCGAGAATCAGTCGGAGGACGATGGCTACATGAGCCTGAGTCGCAAAAA CATGTCCAAAAAGGACTCGGAAGACGTGCCCCAAACACCCAGCACCGACACGGTGCCCGAGGGAAGTTTCAACGAGGTGGATGGCACAGCCGAGAATCTAACCAAGTTATCGGAGGTGGAACACGGACAGGAAACTACGACGCCCCTCATCCAGACAACGCTG CCAAAGGCACGGGGCACCAGCTCGACTCCGGCCACCAACTCGAACTACTCGAGTCTGCCGTGCTGCGGGGCCAGGGCCTCCAATTTGGGCGGAGCTTCCGCTGCCAACTCCTCAAGCGGATTGGCGGCCATCCGGCACCCGGGCAGCTGCAACGGTGGACGCAACGCACTGGGCATCGACATTAGCGCCGTGCACAATGCAGTGCTCCGTGGCAATCTGGCCAGGCTGCCGGAGCCCTTCGCCAACGAACATCCGGTGACCATCTACCCGGGCCCGTCCTCCAAGGCGGCCGGGGGAGAGGGTGCCCGGAGCAAGCGGCTGCTCAGCTCGGTGGAGAAGCACAAGGAGGTGTGCCATATGCTCAATCCTCACTCCAGCAGCTCCACCACCTCCTCGTCCGGCTCACAGCACACGTCCAGCGGCGAGGCCTCGCCAGCTGCCTCCCACGTCAATGTGGCTTCGTCAAAGCAGGCTAGCCGGGATGAGGACTACTCGGAGGACTCGCTGGAGGAGTCCACCATCTCCACAGACCTTACGCCCGTCAAGCAGAACGGCGTGGCCTGGGAGATTCACTTCAAGAGCAATAAGAAGAAGTCCAATAGCAGCAAAAAGACCTCTGGTGCATCCAAAAAGGTAAgcataaatatattctttataacCTTTACTTACCTATTTATTATGCTTGTATCCCGCAAACAGAAGGCCAACAACTTGGACGACTTCAACAACAGCTTCGTGTACAACGAGCAGAGCATGCTGGGCAAGGGCACCTTCATCATCCGCCGTTCCACAGCCAAAAAACCCCCTCGTGCCGCAGACGTCTTTAGTATACCAAAGCCGCCGCGACCCTCGTTATCCGAGCGATCGGTTTCTGGATCCGGATCTGGCTGTAAAGTGGGTGCCGGAGCAATCAGTAATGAGTTCTACACCAGCGACAGCGAGCAGAGCGATGCCACGCCTCTACCACTTCCTCCACCTCCGCCCGCCACGTCCGAGATGAACTTCGTGTACAAGGAGTGCGAGGCCAATGCGGCGCAGACACGCCGCGGACTGGAGATGGCCGCCGCACATCGGGCGGCTCTATCGCTGGACATCGCCGAGGCCCCCGACCAGCTGGGCCACTGCAAACCGGTGAAGAGCAAGACGGCGATGCTGACCGAGAAGCGGCTGAGCGCCGAGTCCATGCCGGACAACACCTCCAGCAGCGAGGAGTTCGACGAGGCACGTCTCAACGGAAACGGAAGCTATGAGCTGTACTCCTACAACGGAAGTG AACAACGCGTTTCCAATGCCACCACTCCCCACACGGATCTGGCACCCACTTTGGAGGAGGACGAAGAGCTGTCCGACTTTAGCTACGGGTGTGCTCCGCTCATGCAAATCGAGCATAACATCAGCGCTTTGCTGCGTGGCGACATTCCAGTTGTGGGTCAGCCGGCGGGCTGCAATGGCGGCGGATCCGCCGGTATGTcagctgcagcaacagcagccgagCTGCATGCCAAGCGGATACTAGAGTTCCGGCCAGGCGTTCACAAGTCCGAGAGTGCCAAGGAGATGCTGCTGTCGCAGATGCCCAGCTTGGGTCCACTGCCTCCATCACCGCCCAGCTCCAATCCGGATCTGTTCGACTACGATGCCCCGCTGCCGCCATCACCGATAGAGCCGCGCAAGCAGCTAGAGCTGCCTGCCGCGGTAGTGGCCAGTGCCCCGCCGGCGAACCGCGGAACCACTGTAGTGGAGGTGCATGCCACAGCCTCCGGAGCTGCGgtgcacagcagcaacagccacacGCGCCGCAGTCGCGACAACGTGGCCGCCGTGCGTCACTTCACCGACGAGCTGCCCCCGCCACCGGCGCCTGCCCACCAAGCCAGCAGTTTCCTGGAGGGCCTGCCCGGACCGCCAATGGTGCCACCCCATCGGGCCACCGGAGGCCACTCGGCCAACACCATGAAGTCCTGGAGCATTGACTCGCAGTATCGCAAGCGATCGCCCAAGCTGTTTGGCCACTACAGCAGCGGTGGCGGCAGTGGAATAACCACACCCACCGGGCTGGGACCGATGCCTCCACTGCCACCGCCCCCGCTCGATGGGATGGCTCCGGGCGGATCCGGGTCCTATCAACGACGGTACATCAATTACGGCACCAAGCGCAGCCTGAAGCAGTCGCCGCGCGAGGAGCACCGTCTGCAAACCTCATGTAGTCTTCCTGAAACGCCAATTTTTGCCAGAGG CTGTGACATACCACGTACGCCATATCGACGCCAAAATGAGCCGTTGCCTGTGGTCAGCGGATCCCGCACAGCTCCCAGGTCCAGCACATCGAACAGCATCAACATGGGCACCTCAATTATTGGGATTGGAG CCGGTAATTATGGAACGGCCCAAATCTGCCGCCAGCGCTCGATCAACCATGCCTTGGCATCCAATGAGATGCTACGCATGACCGGAGCTCCGGCTCGTGGATGGTACCCCAAGCAGCGGGGCATGCGCCCAGTTTCCACCGAGAACATAGACCGCCTGGCCTCCGTGCGGGTGTGGGACAATCCGGCTGGCATGTCGGGCACCGGACAATCTCGCAAGCCACTAACGCTGCCACCAAATCTCACGCCTTCCTTCCTAAACAAATCACCCCGCGAGGCGCTGCGTCGAGTCACTAGTTTGCTGATTACCAAAAAGA AGAACAGCAAGGATCGGAAACATAAGGCCTATTGCGATCAGCTCATGGATGATAACAACAGCAAGCATGCCTATGAATTTGAGACGG GTTCAACCAAGCGAAAGGATACCACCAGTCGCAAGGACAAGGACAACGCAGCCTCGGGAGTGACCACCAATGCCAAGCCCAAGAAGAAGGGCCTCTTCAAGTCCCTTTGGAAGCGCTCGAAAACCGCCTCGCTGGATCAGTAG